One part of the Luteibacter yeojuensis genome encodes these proteins:
- the rpsN gene encoding 30S ribosomal protein S14, with protein sequence MAKTSMVERDLKRSKLVKKFAAKRAELKAIVLSATASYDEKMEAQTKLQKLPRDASPVRQRNRCALTGRPRGVYSKFGLGRNKLREATMRGDVPGLRKASW encoded by the coding sequence ATGGCCAAGACCTCGATGGTCGAGCGCGACCTCAAGCGCTCCAAGCTCGTCAAGAAGTTCGCCGCCAAGCGCGCCGAACTGAAGGCGATCGTCCTGAGCGCCACCGCGTCGTACGACGAGAAGATGGAAGCCCAGACCAAGCTGCAGAAGCTTCCGCGCGATGCCAGCCCGGTGCGCCAGCGTAACCGCTGCGCCCTGACCGGCCGTCCGCGCGGCGTCTACAGCAAGTTCGGCCTGGGCCGCAACAAGCTCCGCGAAGCCACCATGCGTGGCGACGTGCCGGGCCTGCGCAAGGCTAGCTGGTAA
- the rplE gene encoding 50S ribosomal protein L5, whose protein sequence is MTRLESMYKESVMQKLTERFGYQNVMEVPRITKITLNMGVGEAAGNKKILENAVADMTKIAGQKPITTKARVSVASFKIRDGWPIGCKVTLRRAQMWEFLDRLINISLPRTRDFRGVSGRAFDGRGNYNFGIKEQIIFPEIDFDQVDALRGMDISITTTAKTDEEAKALLEAFSFPFRN, encoded by the coding sequence ATGACCCGCCTTGAATCGATGTACAAAGAGTCGGTAATGCAGAAGCTCACCGAGCGCTTCGGTTACCAGAACGTCATGGAAGTCCCGCGCATCACGAAGATCACGCTCAACATGGGCGTCGGCGAAGCCGCCGGTAACAAGAAGATCCTCGAGAACGCGGTCGCCGACATGACCAAGATCGCCGGCCAGAAGCCGATCACGACGAAGGCCCGCGTGTCGGTCGCTTCGTTCAAGATCCGCGACGGTTGGCCGATCGGCTGCAAGGTCACGCTCCGTCGTGCCCAGATGTGGGAATTCCTGGACCGCCTGATCAACATCTCGCTGCCGCGTACGCGCGACTTCCGTGGTGTCTCGGGCCGTGCCTTCGATGGCCGCGGTAACTACAACTTCGGCATCAAGGAACAGATCATTTTCCCGGAAATCGACTTCGATCAGGTCGACGCGCTGCGTGGCATGGATATCTCCATCACCACCACCGCCAAGACCGACGAAGAAGCCAAGGCGCTACTGGAAGCTTTCAGCTTCCCGTTCCGCAACTGA
- the rplX gene encoding 50S ribosomal protein L24, with protein MNRIRKGDNVVVITGKNKGQRGDVLRVDGDRVVVSNVNLIKRHTKPNPQANQPGGIVEREASIHISNVQLFNSATNKGERVGTKKLEDGRKVRVFRSGEVVDA; from the coding sequence ATGAACCGTATCCGCAAGGGTGATAACGTCGTCGTCATCACCGGCAAGAACAAGGGCCAGCGCGGCGACGTGCTGCGCGTCGACGGCGACCGCGTGGTCGTCTCGAACGTGAACCTGATCAAGCGCCACACCAAGCCGAACCCGCAGGCCAACCAGCCGGGCGGAATCGTCGAGCGTGAGGCCTCGATCCATATCTCCAATGTCCAGCTCTTCAACTCCGCCACGAACAAGGGCGAGCGCGTGGGCACCAAGAAGCTCGAGGACGGGCGCAAGGTGCGCGTGTTCCGTTCGGGCGAAGTGGTCGACGCGTAA
- the rplN gene encoding 50S ribosomal protein L14, giving the protein MIQMQSTLSAADNSGAKELMCIKVLGGSKRRYASVGDVIKVTVKDAIPRGKVKKGEVYNAVVVRTAKGVRRADGSLIRFDGNAAVLLNNKLEPIGTRIFGPVTRELRSEKFMKIVSLAPEVL; this is encoded by the coding sequence ATGATCCAGATGCAAAGCACGCTTTCCGCGGCGGACAACAGCGGCGCTAAGGAACTGATGTGCATCAAGGTGCTGGGCGGCTCGAAGCGCCGTTATGCCAGCGTCGGCGATGTCATCAAGGTGACCGTCAAGGACGCCATCCCCCGCGGTAAGGTCAAGAAGGGCGAGGTGTACAACGCCGTGGTGGTCCGTACCGCCAAGGGTGTGCGCCGTGCCGACGGTTCGCTGATCCGTTTCGACGGTAACGCGGCCGTGCTCCTCAACAATAAGCTCGAGCCGATCGGTACCCGTATCTTCGGGCCGGTTACCCGCGAGCTGCGCAGCGAGAAGTTCATGAAGATCGTCTCGCTCGCGCCCGAAGTGCTCTGA
- the rpsQ gene encoding 30S ribosomal protein S17 — translation MSDNQKTARTLEGRVISNKMANTVTVLIERQVQHPLLGKIIRRSTKLHAHDETGANEGDVVRIAECRPLSKTKHHRVVEIVTRAEV, via the coding sequence ATGAGCGATAACCAGAAAACGGCGCGTACCCTCGAAGGCCGCGTCATCAGCAACAAGATGGCCAACACGGTCACGGTGCTGATCGAGCGTCAGGTGCAGCATCCGCTGCTCGGCAAGATCATCCGCCGCTCCACGAAGCTCCACGCGCACGACGAAACCGGTGCGAACGAGGGCGACGTGGTCCGTATCGCGGAGTGCCGCCCGCTGTCGAAGACCAAGCATCACCGCGTGGTCGAAATCGTCACGCGCGCTGAAGTTTAA
- the rpmC gene encoding 50S ribosomal protein L29, producing the protein MAIKEIKNKSAEELNQHLLDLRKEQFNLRMQKGSGQLTQPHQLRRVRRDIARTKFVLGAKK; encoded by the coding sequence ATGGCCATCAAAGAAATCAAGAACAAGTCGGCGGAAGAGCTGAATCAGCATCTGCTGGACCTTCGCAAGGAGCAGTTCAATCTGCGCATGCAGAAGGGCTCCGGCCAGCTCACCCAGCCGCACCAGCTGCGCCGCGTTCGGCGCGACATCGCCCGCACGAAGTTCGTGCTCGGCGCGAAGAAGTAA
- the rplP gene encoding 50S ribosomal protein L16, which translates to MLQPKRTKFRKMHKGRNDGLAFNSNLVSFGEYGLKATTHGQLTARQIEAARRVITRYVKRSGKLWIRVFPDKPITRKPIEVRMGAGKGGVEFWVALIQPGRMLYEIEGVDETTAREAMRLAAAKLSVQTQFVSRAVM; encoded by the coding sequence ATGTTGCAACCGAAGCGTACCAAGTTCCGCAAAATGCATAAGGGCCGTAACGACGGCCTGGCATTCAACTCCAACCTCGTGAGCTTTGGCGAGTACGGGCTGAAGGCGACGACGCACGGTCAGCTGACCGCGCGCCAGATCGAGGCGGCCCGTCGCGTCATCACGCGCTACGTGAAGCGTAGCGGCAAGCTGTGGATCCGCGTGTTCCCGGACAAGCCGATCACCCGCAAGCCCATCGAAGTCCGAATGGGTGCCGGTAAGGGTGGCGTCGAGTTCTGGGTGGCCCTGATCCAGCCGGGCCGCATGCTTTATGAAATCGAAGGCGTCGACGAGACGACCGCGCGCGAGGCCATGCGCCTGGCCGCGGCCAAGCTCTCGGTCCAGACCCAGTTCGTGTCCAGGGCGGTGATGTGA
- the rpsC gene encoding 30S ribosomal protein S3 yields MGHKVHPTGIRLGIAKDWNSKWYANKGEYAQYLAADLKVREMLRKKLAAAGISKIQIERPAKTARVTIHTARPGVVIGKKGEDIEKLRKEVTDMMGVPTHINVSEVRKPELDAQLVAESIAQQLERRIMFRRAMKRSVGNAMRLGALGIKINVSGRLNGAEIARSEWAREGRVPLHTLRADIDYGTAEAKTQYGIIGVKVWVYKGEIFDLAAATAESKEEQQPQQSSRREGGENRRERGERSAK; encoded by the coding sequence ATGGGTCATAAAGTTCATCCCACCGGTATCCGCCTCGGCATTGCCAAGGACTGGAACTCGAAGTGGTACGCCAATAAGGGCGAGTATGCCCAGTACCTTGCGGCCGACCTGAAGGTCCGCGAGATGCTGCGCAAGAAGCTCGCCGCCGCCGGCATCTCGAAGATCCAGATCGAGCGTCCGGCCAAGACCGCCCGCGTGACGATCCACACCGCCCGTCCGGGCGTGGTGATCGGCAAGAAGGGTGAGGACATCGAGAAGCTGCGCAAGGAAGTCACCGACATGATGGGCGTCCCGACGCACATCAACGTCAGCGAAGTCCGCAAGCCGGAGCTCGACGCCCAGCTCGTCGCCGAATCGATCGCCCAGCAGCTCGAGCGTCGCATCATGTTCCGCCGCGCCATGAAGCGCTCGGTCGGCAACGCGATGCGCCTCGGTGCCCTCGGCATCAAGATCAACGTCTCCGGCCGTCTGAACGGCGCCGAGATCGCGCGCTCCGAGTGGGCCCGCGAAGGTCGCGTTCCGCTGCACACGCTGCGTGCGGACATCGACTACGGCACCGCCGAGGCCAAGACCCAGTACGGCATCATCGGTGTCAAGGTGTGGGTCTACAAGGGCGAGATCTTCGATCTGGCGGCCGCCACGGCCGAGTCGAAGGAAGAACAGCAGCCGCAGCAGTCGTCGCGTCGCGAAGGTGGTGAAAACCGCCGTGAGCGCGGCGAGCGCTCTGCCAAGTAA
- the rplV gene encoding 50S ribosomal protein L22, which yields MSTEAKAILRSARISAQKARLVADLVRGMPVGRASDVLAFTNKKAAHLVRKVLLSAVANAENNLGADVDELKVARIFVDEGPAMKRMYARAKGRGSRILKRTSHITVVVGN from the coding sequence ATGAGCACCGAAGCCAAAGCGATCCTGCGCAGCGCCCGCATCTCGGCGCAGAAGGCACGCCTGGTGGCTGACCTGGTCCGCGGCATGCCCGTGGGCCGAGCCAGCGACGTGCTCGCCTTCACCAACAAGAAAGCCGCCCACCTTGTCCGCAAGGTGCTGCTCTCCGCCGTCGCGAATGCCGAGAACAACCTCGGTGCCGACGTCGACGAGCTGAAGGTGGCTCGCATCTTCGTCGACGAAGGTCCGGCGATGAAGCGCATGTACGCCCGCGCCAAAGGCCGCGGCTCGCGCATCCTGAAGCGCACCAGCCACATCACTGTGGTTGTCGGCAACTGA
- the rpsS gene encoding 30S ribosomal protein S19, with the protein MPRSLKKGPFVDLHLVKKVEAAVSANNKRPIKTWSRRSMILPEMVGLTIAIHNGRQHVPVLINENMVGHKLGEFAVTRTYKGHAGDKKGK; encoded by the coding sequence ATGCCGCGCTCTCTAAAGAAAGGTCCGTTCGTTGACCTGCACCTCGTAAAGAAGGTGGAAGCCGCCGTTTCCGCCAACAACAAGCGTCCGATCAAGACCTGGTCGCGTCGTTCGATGATCCTGCCGGAGATGGTCGGGCTGACCATCGCCATCCACAACGGCCGCCAGCACGTGCCTGTGTTGATCAACGAGAACATGGTCGGGCATAAGCTCGGCGAGTTCGCGGTGACCCGCACGTACAAAGGCCACGCCGGCGACAAGAAGGGCAAGTGA
- the rplB gene encoding 50S ribosomal protein L2: MALITHKPTSPGRRDAVSVRTEGLHKGAPYAPLTESQAKTGGRNHFGRITTRHRGGGHKQAYRIIDFKRDKEGIAAVVERLEYDPNRTAHIALLCYADGERRYIIAPKGVAVGDRLVSGSDSPIKPGNCLPLRSIPVGSTIHCIEMKPGKGAQIARSAGASVQLVAREQGYATLRLRSGEMRRVPVECRATIGEVGNSEHSLRKLGKAGAKRWKGIRPTVRGVVMNPVDHPHGGGEGRTSGGRHPVSPWGTPTKGYKTRNNKRTQQFIVRRRK, from the coding sequence ATGGCACTGATCACTCACAAGCCGACCTCCCCGGGCCGCCGCGACGCAGTCAGCGTGCGGACCGAAGGTCTGCACAAGGGCGCACCGTACGCGCCCCTGACCGAATCGCAGGCGAAGACCGGCGGCCGTAACCACTTCGGTCGCATCACCACGCGTCATCGCGGCGGCGGTCACAAGCAGGCTTATCGCATCATCGATTTCAAGCGCGACAAGGAAGGCATCGCCGCCGTTGTCGAGCGTCTGGAATACGATCCGAACCGCACCGCGCACATCGCGCTGCTGTGCTACGCCGACGGCGAGCGCCGCTACATCATCGCGCCGAAGGGCGTGGCGGTGGGCGACCGTCTCGTGTCGGGTTCCGACTCCCCGATCAAGCCGGGCAACTGCCTGCCGCTTCGTTCGATCCCGGTCGGTTCCACCATCCACTGCATCGAGATGAAGCCGGGCAAGGGCGCGCAGATCGCGCGTTCCGCCGGTGCCTCGGTCCAGCTGGTGGCCCGCGAGCAGGGCTACGCCACGCTGCGCCTCCGCTCCGGCGAAATGCGCCGCGTGCCGGTCGAGTGCCGCGCCACCATCGGCGAAGTCGGCAACTCGGAGCACAGCCTGCGCAAGCTCGGCAAGGCCGGCGCCAAGCGTTGGAAGGGCATCCGTCCGACCGTCCGCGGCGTGGTCATGAACCCGGTCGACCATCCGCATGGCGGTGGTGAAGGCCGTACCTCCGGCGGCCGTCATCCGGTCAGCCCGTGGGGCACGCCGACCAAGGGTTACAAGACGCGCAACAACAAGCGCACCCAGCAGTTCATCGTGCGTCGTCGCAAGTAA
- the rplW gene encoding 50S ribosomal protein L23, translated as MSTERTLNTLRAPHISEKSARLAENNQYVFVVAPEATKADVRAAVEHLFDVKVVDVNLVNTKGKVKSFRFRTGNRQGKRKAYVRLADGHTIDVSAKA; from the coding sequence ATGAGCACCGAACGCACGCTCAACACGCTTCGCGCGCCGCACATCTCCGAGAAGTCGGCTCGCCTTGCTGAGAACAACCAGTACGTTTTCGTCGTGGCGCCCGAGGCGACCAAGGCCGACGTCCGCGCCGCGGTGGAACACCTCTTCGACGTCAAGGTCGTGGACGTGAACCTCGTGAACACGAAGGGCAAGGTCAAGTCGTTCCGCTTCCGCACTGGCAACCGCCAGGGCAAGCGTAAGGCCTATGTGCGCCTCGCCGACGGTCACACGATCGACGTGTCGGCCAAGGCCTGA
- the rplD gene encoding 50S ribosomal protein L4, producing the protein MELNVIGAKSLTVSDDVFGGEYKKALVHQVVTAYQAGGRAGTKAQLSRGELSGTTKKFKKQKGGGARHGDYRAPIFVGGGVTFAAKPRSFEQKVNRKAYRVAIRSIIAELNRQDRLKVVSELSIDKPTTKGMIAKLAELEVKGRVLLVSEDATEALYLSARNIPYIHVVDVLALNPVSLVGSDYVVMTVDAVKKVEEWLA; encoded by the coding sequence ATGGAACTTAACGTTATTGGCGCCAAGTCGCTCACCGTGTCGGACGACGTGTTCGGCGGCGAGTACAAGAAGGCCCTCGTGCACCAGGTCGTCACCGCCTACCAGGCGGGCGGTCGTGCAGGCACCAAGGCGCAGCTGTCGCGCGGTGAACTGTCGGGTACCACGAAGAAGTTCAAGAAGCAGAAGGGCGGCGGCGCCCGTCACGGCGACTACCGTGCCCCGATCTTCGTCGGCGGCGGTGTGACGTTCGCGGCCAAGCCGCGCAGCTTCGAGCAGAAGGTCAACCGCAAGGCTTACCGCGTTGCGATCCGTTCGATCATCGCCGAGCTGAACCGTCAGGATCGCCTGAAGGTCGTCTCCGAGCTGTCGATCGACAAGCCCACCACCAAGGGCATGATCGCCAAGCTCGCCGAGCTGGAAGTCAAGGGTCGTGTGCTGCTGGTGTCGGAAGACGCCACCGAGGCGCTCTACCTGTCCGCCCGCAACATTCCGTACATCCACGTCGTCGACGTGCTGGCCCTCAATCCGGTCAGCCTGGTCGGCAGCGACTACGTCGTCATGACAGTGGACGCGGTCAAGAAGGTCGAGGAGTGGCTCGCATGA
- the rplC gene encoding 50S ribosomal protein L3 yields the protein MSIGLVGRKCGMSRLFTEDGRSIPVTLIEATPNRVTQVKTEENDGYSAVQVTAGAKRASLLTAPAKGHYAKAKVEPGRGLWEFRLNADDAGKYEVGAEITAEAVFTVGQTVDVAGVSKGKGFQGTIKRHHFKMGDATHGNSLSHRAPGSIGQRQTPGRVFPGKKMAGHMGAVNRTVQGLEVVKVDAERHLIAVKGAVPGATGGDVVIRPTTKG from the coding sequence ATGAGTATCGGACTGGTTGGCCGCAAGTGCGGCATGAGCCGGCTCTTCACCGAAGACGGCCGCTCGATTCCGGTGACGCTGATTGAAGCGACCCCGAATCGCGTGACGCAGGTGAAGACCGAAGAAAACGACGGCTACAGCGCGGTGCAGGTCACGGCTGGCGCGAAGCGCGCCTCGCTGCTGACGGCTCCCGCGAAGGGCCACTACGCGAAGGCCAAGGTTGAGCCGGGTCGCGGCCTGTGGGAGTTCCGCCTGAACGCGGACGACGCGGGCAAGTATGAGGTTGGCGCCGAGATCACCGCCGAAGCCGTGTTCACCGTCGGTCAGACGGTCGACGTCGCCGGCGTGTCGAAGGGCAAGGGCTTCCAGGGCACCATCAAGCGTCACCATTTCAAGATGGGCGACGCCACGCACGGTAACTCGCTGTCGCATCGCGCCCCTGGCTCGATCGGCCAGCGTCAGACGCCGGGCCGCGTGTTTCCTGGCAAGAAGATGGCGGGCCACATGGGTGCGGTCAATCGCACCGTGCAGGGCCTGGAAGTGGTCAAGGTCGACGCCGAGCGTCATCTGATCGCGGTCAAGGGCGCAGTCCCTGGCGCGACCGGTGGCGACGTCGTGATCCGTCCGACGACCAAGGGTTGA
- the rpsJ gene encoding 30S ribosomal protein S10: MANQKIRIRLKAFDHRLIDRSASEIVETAKRTGATVLGPIPLPTKIERYTILVSPHVDKDARDQYETRTHKRVLDIVDPNDKTVDALMKLDLAAGVDVQIKLG, from the coding sequence ATGGCGAACCAAAAGATTCGCATCCGGCTCAAGGCGTTCGATCATCGTCTGATCGACCGTTCGGCCAGCGAAATCGTCGAGACGGCCAAGCGCACCGGCGCCACGGTCCTCGGCCCGATCCCGCTGCCGACCAAGATCGAGCGCTACACCATTCTGGTGTCGCCGCACGTCGACAAAGATGCCCGCGACCAGTACGAGACCCGTACCCACAAGCGCGTTCTGGATATCGTCGACCCCAACGACAAGACCGTGGACGCGCTCATGAAGCTCGATCTCGCCGCCGGCGTCGACGTGCAGATCAAGCTCGGTTGA